Proteins from a genomic interval of Diaphorobacter sp. HDW4A:
- a CDS encoding queuosine precursor transporter: MLAGIVAMAVVVLASNILVQYPINDWLTWGALSYPVAYLVSDLINRGYGPEPARRVAWVGFAVAVVASLLLAPPRIAIASGTAFILSQLFDISVFHRLRQGSWWRAPLIATVLAAILDTFVFWSIAFAGGSDPWITWALGDLGVKLVVGLCLLLPFRLLTWRSVH; this comes from the coding sequence ATGCTTGCGGGCATCGTTGCCATGGCGGTGGTCGTGCTCGCGTCCAACATCCTCGTGCAATACCCCATCAACGACTGGTTGACTTGGGGCGCGCTGTCGTATCCGGTAGCGTATCTGGTGAGCGATCTCATCAACCGTGGCTACGGCCCCGAGCCCGCGCGGCGCGTGGCGTGGGTAGGCTTTGCGGTGGCCGTGGTCGCCTCCCTGCTGCTGGCCCCGCCGCGCATCGCCATCGCGTCGGGCACGGCCTTCATCCTCTCGCAGCTGTTCGACATCAGCGTGTTCCACCGCCTGCGCCAAGGCAGTTGGTGGCGCGCACCGCTGATCGCCACCGTGCTCGCCGCAATCCTCGACACCTTTGTGTTCTGGAGCATCGCGTTCGCAGGCGGCAGCGACCCGTGGATCACCTGGGCGCTCGGCGATCTGGGCGTGAAGCTCGTGGTCGGGCTGTGCCTGCTGCTCCCGTTCCGGCTGCTGACGTGGCGCAGCGTCCATTGA
- a CDS encoding LysR family transcriptional regulator — MLTRLTFRQLEYCVAAGEFGSIAEAANRIHVSPSSISSAITQVEAELKVPLFVRHHAQGLSVTPAGAEVLKEIRDLLDRAMALYDVANNAQNEVRGPVRVGCLTTLAAMVAPELCQGFARAHPQARVTQIEDHQEGLIDKLRTAQIDVAITYDLLVAESDISFEPLASLPPHVIVSELNPLANHRATTLEELSQHPMVLLDLPLSRDYFLSLFREAGVSPLISARTASPDVVRSLVANDVGYSLVNVRPRNHHSLDGKKLVNLHLSGKHRPMKLGLAWASDQKPRHVVEAFMHRCRSFISNDYIPGMAAPGRSNRLAKGPASEP, encoded by the coding sequence GTGCTAACGCGCCTGACTTTCCGACAGCTCGAATACTGCGTCGCCGCCGGGGAGTTCGGCAGCATCGCGGAGGCCGCCAACCGCATCCATGTCTCACCGTCATCGATCTCCTCGGCGATCACTCAGGTCGAGGCGGAATTGAAAGTGCCGCTGTTCGTGCGCCACCATGCGCAAGGACTTTCGGTCACCCCCGCCGGGGCCGAAGTGCTCAAGGAAATCCGCGATCTGCTCGACCGGGCGATGGCGCTTTACGACGTCGCGAACAATGCGCAGAACGAGGTGCGCGGCCCCGTGCGTGTGGGCTGCCTCACCACGCTCGCGGCCATGGTCGCACCCGAGTTATGCCAAGGTTTTGCGCGCGCACATCCGCAGGCCCGGGTCACGCAGATCGAGGACCATCAGGAGGGCCTGATCGACAAGCTGCGCACCGCGCAGATCGACGTGGCCATCACCTACGACCTGCTGGTCGCCGAATCGGACATCTCTTTCGAGCCACTCGCCTCGCTGCCGCCGCACGTCATCGTCAGCGAACTCAATCCGCTTGCCAACCACCGCGCGACCACGCTGGAAGAACTCTCCCAGCATCCCATGGTGCTGCTCGACCTGCCGCTGAGCCGCGACTATTTTCTGTCGCTGTTCCGCGAGGCCGGCGTCTCGCCACTGATCTCGGCACGCACCGCCAGCCCCGATGTGGTGCGCTCGCTGGTCGCGAACGACGTGGGCTATTCGCTGGTCAACGTGCGCCCGCGCAACCACCATTCTCTCGATGGCAAGAAGCTGGTCAACCTGCATCTGAGCGGCAAGCACCGGCCGATGAAGCTCGGCCTCGCGTGGGCCAGCGACCAGAAGCCGAGGCATGTGGTCGAGGCCTTCATGCACCGCTGCCGCAGCTTTATCTCCAATGACTACATTCCCGGCATGGCGGCCCCGGGACGCAGCAATCGCCTCGCCAAAGGCCCGGCGTCCGAGCCCTGA
- a CDS encoding 4-hydroxyphenylacetate 3-hydroxylase family protein → MIRTGTQYRDSIRDGRRVWMNGERVKDVTVHPMFKPLVDIRARMYDMQHESALRDTLTYDEGDGERHCIAHKLPLTRQDWWDKRRATDLLLEDIGGVVTRVGDETVGEMWSLFDGQDVLNELDPRFSSNIRAHINQVVHGDLFHVSANTDPRGNRSKPPQAQDPDVLLHVVKETDAGVIVRGAKYETAAAYANQAFTKPALAQWGNDEHSEYAIGFICDMGAPNLRFICRTGFATRAPAEDYPLSNRFDEVDSIVVFDDVLIPWENVLFYRHTKAARFLQNTLHRYSAFAFVQRNLKLADMLIGTALHNTRQTGVDKLQAVQDKLSKLACYREGINAHLTAAIALAERSPAGLMMPNQSLLFTGRSFATSQLHEMMNTVRDLCGGQICLTPDYASFRNEETGPWLDKFYTLSPQWKSEDRRKLLAYARDLLNSDYASHRLTFQLFAQSPPHAQTAAVHQHFNWDEPLDFVARSAGLSEDVKGIDAPADGDGAVSQWFRDQMDGE, encoded by the coding sequence GTGATCAGAACAGGAACCCAGTACCGCGACTCGATCCGCGATGGGCGGCGCGTGTGGATGAATGGCGAGCGGGTCAAGGATGTCACCGTGCATCCGATGTTCAAGCCGCTGGTGGACATCCGCGCACGCATGTACGACATGCAGCACGAGTCCGCGCTGCGCGACACGCTGACCTATGACGAGGGCGACGGCGAGCGCCACTGCATCGCGCACAAGCTGCCGCTCACGCGCCAGGACTGGTGGGACAAGCGCCGCGCCACCGACCTGCTGCTCGAGGACATCGGCGGCGTGGTCACCCGCGTGGGCGACGAGACGGTAGGCGAGATGTGGTCGCTGTTCGACGGGCAGGATGTGCTCAACGAGTTGGACCCACGCTTCTCGTCCAATATCCGCGCCCACATCAACCAGGTGGTGCATGGCGACCTCTTCCACGTCTCGGCCAACACCGATCCGCGCGGCAATCGTTCCAAACCGCCACAGGCTCAGGACCCCGACGTGCTGCTGCACGTGGTCAAGGAGACCGATGCGGGCGTGATCGTGCGCGGCGCCAAGTACGAGACGGCCGCCGCCTACGCCAACCAGGCCTTCACCAAACCCGCGCTCGCGCAATGGGGCAACGACGAGCACTCCGAGTACGCCATCGGCTTCATCTGCGACATGGGCGCGCCCAATCTGCGCTTCATCTGCCGCACCGGCTTCGCGACCCGCGCGCCGGCCGAAGACTATCCGCTGTCCAACCGCTTTGACGAGGTGGACTCCATCGTGGTCTTCGACGATGTGCTGATTCCGTGGGAGAACGTGCTGTTCTACCGCCACACCAAAGCCGCGCGTTTTCTGCAGAACACGCTGCACCGCTATTCGGCGTTCGCGTTCGTGCAGCGCAATCTCAAGCTCGCCGACATGCTGATCGGCACGGCCCTGCACAACACGCGCCAGACCGGCGTGGACAAGCTGCAGGCCGTGCAGGACAAGCTCTCCAAATTGGCCTGCTACCGCGAGGGCATCAACGCCCACCTGACCGCCGCGATTGCGCTGGCCGAGCGCAGCCCCGCCGGGCTGATGATGCCCAACCAGTCGCTGCTGTTCACCGGCCGCTCGTTCGCGACCAGCCAGTTGCACGAGATGATGAACACGGTGCGCGATCTCTGCGGCGGCCAGATCTGCCTGACGCCCGACTACGCGAGCTTCCGGAATGAAGAGACCGGCCCGTGGCTCGACAAGTTCTACACCCTGAGCCCACAGTGGAAGTCCGAGGATCGCCGCAAGCTGCTGGCCTATGCGCGCGACCTGCTCAATTCCGACTACGCGAGCCACCGGCTCACCTTCCAGCTGTTCGCGCAGTCGCCGCCCCACGCGCAGACGGCAGCCGTGCACCAGCATTTCAACTGGGATGAGCCGCTGGATTTCGTCGCCCGCTCGGCGGGATTGTCGGAGGATGTGAAGGGGATCGACGCCCCCGCCGACGGCGACGGCGCGGTCTCCCAATGGTTCAGGGACCAGATGGACGGCGAATGA
- a CDS encoding branched-chain amino acid ABC transporter substrate-binding protein — protein sequence MKTPRRQPAHITNQDRLTMQAPSTFAAPSSARRRFAASAVTLAAAALLCGPALAQSTVKLGFIGPVSGGNAQQGLGAKNGFLLAIDQWNATPGVPFKVEGVVLDDASDPQTGVSAALKLVNDRDMVGAIGHWNSPVALATLPVFNRVQMPFIVWGAIGPKITDQNFANTTRVTPTLVNENKPLATWAATGLGAKKIAIIADTSDYGRANLSSFGQFFKADKGSVVAEESYPVGTTDFRSILTKVKSLNPDAVYFGGVITEAGIVRKQMAELGMKQPMLGISGMFDPQLIQIAGAAADGTIVGTPKSQLNPKLDAMSKAYAAKGYADSESPYTKYAYDATGILLQSLKTAGPKEKVAVAKAIRAIRYEGVTGTVTFDSNGQTQIPVELQLHEVKDGKWVNR from the coding sequence ATGAAGACGCCTCGCAGACAACCCGCTCACATCACCAACCAGGACCGACTGACCATGCAAGCTCCCTCGACTTTCGCCGCTCCCTCGTCCGCCCGCCGACGCTTTGCCGCATCCGCCGTGACGCTCGCCGCCGCCGCGCTGCTGTGCGGCCCTGCCTTGGCCCAATCCACCGTCAAGCTCGGCTTCATTGGCCCCGTGAGCGGCGGCAACGCGCAGCAGGGTCTGGGTGCGAAGAACGGTTTCCTGCTGGCCATCGACCAGTGGAACGCCACGCCTGGCGTGCCGTTCAAGGTGGAAGGCGTGGTGCTCGACGATGCCTCCGATCCGCAGACCGGCGTGTCCGCCGCGCTCAAGCTGGTGAACGACCGCGACATGGTCGGCGCCATCGGCCACTGGAACAGCCCGGTCGCGCTGGCCACGCTGCCGGTGTTCAACCGCGTGCAGATGCCCTTCATCGTCTGGGGCGCCATCGGCCCCAAGATCACCGACCAGAACTTCGCCAACACCACCCGCGTGACGCCCACGCTGGTCAACGAGAACAAGCCGCTGGCCACCTGGGCGGCGACGGGCCTCGGCGCCAAGAAGATCGCCATCATTGCCGACACCAGCGACTACGGCCGCGCCAATCTCTCGTCGTTCGGCCAGTTCTTCAAGGCCGACAAGGGCAGCGTCGTGGCCGAGGAAAGCTACCCCGTGGGCACGACCGATTTCCGCTCCATCCTCACCAAGGTGAAGAGCCTGAACCCCGATGCGGTCTACTTCGGCGGCGTGATCACCGAGGCCGGCATCGTGCGCAAGCAGATGGCCGAGCTCGGCATGAAGCAGCCGATGCTGGGCATCAGCGGCATGTTCGATCCGCAGCTCATCCAGATCGCCGGTGCGGCGGCGGACGGCACCATCGTCGGCACGCCCAAGTCGCAGCTCAACCCCAAACTCGACGCGATGAGCAAGGCCTACGCGGCCAAGGGTTATGCGGACTCCGAAAGCCCGTATACCAAGTACGCCTATGACGCCACCGGAATCCTGCTGCAGTCGCTCAAGACCGCAGGCCCCAAGGAAAAGGTGGCCGTCGCCAAGGCGATCCGCGCGATCCGCTACGAGGGCGTGACCGGCACGGTGACCTTCGATTCGAACGGGCAGACACAGATCCCCGTCGAGTTGCAATTGCACGAAGTCAAAGACGGAAAGTGGGTCAATCGCTGA
- a CDS encoding branched-chain amino acid ABC transporter permease: MYDALFQQLINWLTLGCIYSLLALGFSLLFGVLQVIHFSHGDVAMVAPFIALAAVQALAAAMGGSATWVVLALACLIAIAAVGGLGIALDRLVISRFRDAPAMMPLVATVALGIVIRELIRHLYPQGSNPHAFPAIAQGSIDTPFGALPMISVVSVLVSVALVALMLYVLHHTSMGMRIRAVSQDRETARLFSIAPGPVFRNTFFIASAVGAVGGIFLASYAGVVRFDFGVQAGLIGFSAAVVGGLGRLGGAIVGSLLIAAIETIVQGYVPNGTSYRLVFVFALVILVLIFRPAGLFGVQKMEKV; encoded by the coding sequence ATGTATGACGCGCTGTTCCAGCAACTCATCAACTGGCTGACCCTGGGCTGCATCTACAGCCTGCTTGCCCTGGGGTTCAGCCTGTTGTTTGGTGTGTTGCAGGTCATTCACTTTTCCCATGGCGATGTGGCCATGGTGGCACCGTTCATTGCGCTCGCAGCCGTGCAGGCATTGGCCGCAGCGATGGGCGGATCGGCAACCTGGGTGGTGCTTGCACTGGCCTGTCTGATCGCCATCGCGGCTGTGGGAGGGTTGGGCATCGCGCTCGACCGGCTGGTGATCAGCCGTTTCCGCGATGCGCCCGCGATGATGCCGCTGGTCGCCACCGTGGCGCTCGGCATCGTGATCCGCGAGCTGATCCGCCACCTCTACCCGCAGGGCAGCAATCCGCATGCGTTCCCGGCGATTGCGCAGGGCTCCATCGACACGCCCTTTGGCGCGCTGCCGATGATCAGCGTGGTGTCGGTGCTGGTGTCGGTGGCGCTGGTCGCGCTGATGCTCTATGTCCTGCACCACACGTCGATGGGCATGCGCATCCGCGCCGTGTCGCAGGACCGCGAGACCGCGCGCCTGTTCTCCATCGCGCCGGGTCCGGTGTTCCGCAACACCTTCTTCATTGCGTCGGCCGTCGGCGCGGTGGGCGGCATTTTTCTCGCGAGCTACGCGGGCGTCGTGCGCTTTGACTTCGGCGTGCAGGCCGGCCTCATCGGCTTCTCGGCCGCCGTGGTCGGTGGGCTTGGTCGCCTTGGCGGAGCCATTGTCGGCAGCCTGCTGATCGCCGCCATCGAGACCATCGTGCAGGGCTATGTGCCTAACGGCACCTCGTACCGCCTCGTATTCGTCTTCGCGCTGGTGATTCTGGTGCTGATCTTCCGTCCCGCCGGTCTGTTCGGTGTGCAAAAAATGGAGAAGGTGTGA
- a CDS encoding branched-chain amino acid ABC transporter permease — MQTSTTNSTTISSTAAAARVAAPERMTSSAIVLGVCMGSAVLLRFFLLAESWVTVLVLLACFAVALIAVQKRPAVEDRIVAAFSQCKPLAVCLGIVLALVFPWVLGGDSYAMHLMIIACLYAVLALALNFQLGSANIPNFATGASYGIGAYASALLAIHFGVSFWICLVVAAIVATIFGFLLGLPSMRTRDSYQALVTIAFGIVVHQLLMNFEWTGGANGLVGIPSPTFFGHSFNDPITLFGHSLPGQANFYYVAVALLGIAIVSAQRLHSSRVGLAWNALRDDEIAARACGINVTWFKVKAFAVDAFLAGFAGTVYAFYVSFISPDNFTFLVSVTIMTMVIAGGMDNTLGVIVGAFLLTMLPEKLRAFSDYRILFYGLVVIAFLIIRPRGIFPQRVRNHEH, encoded by the coding sequence ATGCAGACTTCGACGACGAATTCAACAACGATCTCCTCGACGGCGGCGGCGGCGCGCGTCGCTGCGCCGGAACGCATGACCTCATCGGCCATCGTGCTCGGCGTGTGTATGGGCAGCGCGGTGCTGCTGCGCTTCTTCCTGCTGGCCGAGAGCTGGGTCACCGTGCTGGTGCTGCTCGCCTGCTTTGCGGTCGCGCTGATCGCGGTGCAGAAGCGCCCGGCGGTGGAAGACCGCATTGTGGCCGCGTTCAGCCAATGCAAGCCGCTGGCCGTGTGCCTCGGCATCGTGCTGGCGCTGGTGTTTCCGTGGGTGCTGGGCGGCGACAGCTACGCGATGCATCTGATGATCATCGCCTGCCTCTACGCGGTGCTCGCGCTCGCGCTGAACTTCCAGCTCGGCAGCGCCAACATCCCGAATTTCGCGACCGGCGCGTCCTACGGCATCGGCGCGTATGCGTCGGCGCTGCTCGCGATCCACTTCGGCGTGAGCTTCTGGATCTGCCTCGTGGTGGCCGCCATCGTTGCGACGATCTTCGGTTTTCTGCTCGGCCTGCCGTCGATGCGCACCCGCGACAGCTACCAGGCGCTGGTGACCATTGCCTTCGGCATCGTCGTGCACCAGTTGCTGATGAACTTCGAATGGACCGGCGGCGCCAATGGTCTGGTGGGCATTCCGTCGCCCACGTTCTTCGGCCACTCGTTCAATGATCCGATCACGCTGTTCGGTCACAGTCTGCCGGGCCAGGCCAACTTCTACTACGTCGCGGTCGCGCTGCTGGGCATCGCCATCGTGTCGGCCCAGCGCCTGCACAGCTCGCGCGTCGGCCTCGCGTGGAATGCGCTGCGCGATGACGAGATCGCGGCCCGCGCCTGCGGCATCAACGTCACCTGGTTCAAGGTCAAGGCCTTCGCGGTGGATGCGTTTCTCGCGGGCTTCGCGGGCACCGTGTACGCGTTCTACGTGAGTTTCATCTCGCCGGACAACTTCACCTTCCTGGTCTCGGTGACCATCATGACCATGGTGATCGCGGGCGGTATGGACAACACGCTGGGCGTGATCGTCGGCGCGTTCCTGCTGACCATGCTGCCCGAGAAGCTGCGCGCGTTTTCCGACTACCGCATCCTGTTCTACGGCCTCGTCGTGATCGCCTTCCTGATCATCCGTCCACGCGGCATCTTCCCTCAGCGAGTGCGCAACCATGAGCATTGA
- a CDS encoding ABC transporter ATP-binding protein gives MSIESNHTQTAQAATATGPLVLEGRGLTMRFGGLTAVQGVDIHLATGEVLGIIGPNGAGKSTLLNLLTGIYVPTEGDVLLEGQSLKGVPAYEIAGAGIARTFQTSRLFGSLSVLDNVIIGMHSRTKSGVITALLRPGKSKAEMSRCAERACELLKSVSNDLFERRNVLASSLPQADRRRLEIARALATEPKIVLLDEPSSGMDDRDTDALIADIQRLREQNPKLGFIIIEHDMRLIATLPSRVMVLDYGRKIGDDTFDVVRQLPRVQEAYLGRKASSHHA, from the coding sequence ATGAGCATTGAATCGAATCACACGCAGACCGCTCAGGCGGCGACAGCGACAGGTCCGCTGGTGCTGGAAGGGCGTGGGCTCACCATGCGCTTCGGCGGCCTCACGGCGGTGCAGGGCGTCGACATCCATCTGGCCACGGGCGAGGTGCTGGGCATCATCGGGCCGAACGGCGCGGGCAAGTCCACGCTGCTCAATCTGCTGACCGGCATCTACGTGCCGACCGAGGGCGATGTGCTGCTTGAAGGTCAATCGCTCAAGGGCGTTCCGGCCTACGAGATCGCGGGCGCAGGCATCGCGCGCACCTTCCAGACCAGCCGTCTTTTCGGCAGCCTGAGCGTGCTCGACAACGTCATCATCGGCATGCACTCGCGCACCAAAAGCGGCGTGATCACCGCGCTGCTACGCCCCGGCAAATCCAAGGCCGAGATGAGCCGCTGCGCCGAGCGCGCCTGCGAGCTGCTCAAGAGCGTGTCCAACGATCTCTTCGAGCGCCGCAACGTGCTCGCCAGCAGCCTGCCGCAGGCCGACCGGCGGCGTCTGGAGATCGCCCGCGCGCTCGCCACCGAGCCCAAGATCGTGCTGCTCGATGAACCATCGAGCGGCATGGACGACCGCGACACCGACGCGTTGATCGCCGACATCCAGCGGCTGCGCGAACAGAACCCGAAGCTCGGCTTCATCATCATCGAACACGACATGCGCCTCATCGCCACGCTGCCCAGCCGCGTGATGGTGTTGGACTACGGCCGCAAGATTGGCGACGACACCTTCGACGTGGTGCGCCAGCTGCCGCGCGTGCAGGAAGCCTATCTGGGCAGAAAGGCCAGCAGCCACCATGCTTGA
- a CDS encoding ABC transporter ATP-binding protein: MLEIDSISTRYGVVNMLNKVSLTVPEHSIVCLLGPNGAGKTTTFKAIAGLLPVYHGAIRIMGKDLARMRTEELAGLGVGFVPEGRRLFPELTVQENLQIGYDALRPKESFAKALERVVAMFPRVGERIAQTAGTLSGGEQAMVALGRVLMGNPRLVVMDEPTLGLSPKLIEEYFETVERIHQHGITVLLIEQNAEAALSIAHTGYLLLKGQLVASGTAKELLNNDVVKHLYL; this comes from the coding sequence ATGCTTGAAATCGACTCCATCAGCACACGCTACGGCGTGGTCAATATGCTCAACAAGGTGTCGCTCACGGTGCCCGAGCACAGCATCGTCTGCCTGCTCGGCCCCAACGGCGCGGGCAAGACCACGACCTTCAAGGCGATCGCCGGACTGTTGCCTGTTTATCACGGCGCGATCCGCATCATGGGCAAGGACCTCGCGCGCATGCGCACCGAGGAGCTCGCAGGGCTTGGCGTGGGCTTTGTGCCCGAGGGCCGCCGCCTGTTCCCCGAACTGACGGTGCAGGAAAACCTGCAGATCGGCTACGACGCGCTGCGTCCCAAGGAGAGCTTTGCGAAGGCGCTGGAGCGCGTCGTCGCGATGTTTCCGCGCGTGGGCGAGCGCATCGCGCAGACGGCAGGCACGCTGTCCGGCGGCGAACAGGCGATGGTCGCGCTTGGCCGCGTGCTCATGGGCAACCCGCGCCTCGTGGTGATGGACGAGCCCACGCTCGGCCTGTCGCCCAAGCTCATAGAGGAGTACTTCGAGACGGTGGAGCGCATCCACCAGCACGGCATCACGGTGCTGCTCATCGAGCAGAACGCCGAGGCCGCGCTGTCCATCGCGCACACCGGCTATCTGCTGCTCAAGGGCCAACTCGTGGCCTCGGGCACGGCCAAGGAACTGCTCAACAACGACGTAGTGAAGCACTTGTACCTGTAA
- a CDS encoding NAD(P)/FAD-dependent oxidoreductase, with product MTADIQTIDTLVVGAGQAGIAASEHLSQLGVPHLVLERNRIAQAWRTGRWDSLVANGPAWHDRFPGMEFKSDADGFPAKDEVADYFEDYVKHIKAPVRTGVEVKKVTRNQGQPGFTVETSQGVIHANSVIAATGPFQVPVIPPIAPKDARIEQIHSAQYYNPEQLPAGAVLVVGAGSSGVQIADELQRAGRKVFLSVGAHDRPPRAYRGRDFCWWLGVLGEWDAAIAKPGREHVTIAVSGARGGHTVDFRALGHQGITLVGLTESFADGKVKFKSDLAENIANGDANYLGMLDAADEFIQRNGIDLPEEPEARKRLPDPECVAHPLKELDLAEAGITSIIWATGYKTDFSWLQVNTFDATGKPQHHRGVSNEPGVYFLGLPWLSRRGSSFIWGVWHDAKHVADHIAKQRRYTDYHAAAQSKQNNSK from the coding sequence ATGACAGCTGACATCCAAACAATCGATACGCTCGTGGTCGGTGCCGGACAGGCCGGAATCGCAGCCAGCGAACACCTGAGCCAACTCGGCGTTCCGCATCTGGTGCTGGAGCGCAACCGCATCGCCCAGGCCTGGCGCACCGGACGCTGGGATTCGCTGGTCGCCAACGGCCCCGCGTGGCACGACCGGTTTCCGGGCATGGAGTTCAAGAGCGATGCCGACGGCTTTCCCGCCAAGGACGAGGTCGCCGACTACTTCGAGGACTACGTCAAGCACATCAAGGCCCCGGTGCGCACCGGCGTCGAGGTCAAGAAGGTCACCCGCAATCAGGGCCAACCGGGCTTCACGGTCGAAACCTCGCAGGGTGTGATCCACGCCAACAGCGTGATCGCCGCGACCGGCCCGTTTCAGGTGCCGGTGATTCCACCGATTGCGCCCAAGGACGCGCGCATCGAGCAGATCCACTCCGCGCAGTACTACAACCCCGAGCAGTTGCCCGCAGGCGCGGTGCTGGTGGTGGGCGCGGGTTCGTCGGGCGTCCAGATCGCTGACGAACTGCAGCGCGCGGGCCGCAAGGTGTTTCTCTCGGTTGGCGCGCACGACCGCCCGCCGCGCGCCTACCGTGGCCGTGACTTCTGCTGGTGGCTCGGCGTGCTCGGCGAATGGGACGCAGCGATTGCCAAGCCCGGCCGCGAACACGTGACCATCGCGGTGAGCGGCGCACGCGGCGGCCACACGGTTGACTTCCGCGCACTCGGCCATCAGGGCATCACGCTTGTCGGCCTGACCGAATCATTCGCAGACGGCAAGGTGAAGTTCAAGAGCGACCTCGCGGAAAACATCGCCAACGGCGACGCGAACTACCTTGGCATGCTCGACGCGGCGGACGAGTTCATCCAACGCAACGGCATCGACCTGCCCGAAGAGCCCGAGGCCCGCAAGCGCCTGCCCGACCCCGAGTGCGTGGCCCATCCGCTCAAGGAACTGGACCTCGCCGAAGCCGGCATCACCAGCATCATCTGGGCCACGGGCTACAAGACCGACTTCAGCTGGCTGCAGGTCAACACCTTCGACGCCACCGGTAAGCCGCAACACCACCGTGGCGTGTCGAACGAACCCGGCGTCTACTTCCTCGGCCTCCCCTGGCTCTCACGTCGCGGATCGTCCTTCATCTGGGGCGTGTGGCACGACGCCAAACATGTGGCTGACCACATCGCCAAACAGCGCCGCTACACGGATTACCACGCGGCCGCGCAGAGCAAGCAGAACAACAGCAAGTAA
- a CDS encoding RidA family protein has product MPTHTRIRMFNTKDTYPNQSLDNDLCQAVRAGNTVYVRGQIGTDFDGNLVGLGDPGKQAEQAMKNVKQLLEEAGSDLSHVVKTTTYIIDPRYREPVYREVGKWLKGVFPISTGLCISALGQPQWLMEIDVIAVIPDDWTSPAKG; this is encoded by the coding sequence ATGCCAACACATACACGCATCCGGATGTTCAACACGAAGGACACTTATCCGAATCAGAGCTTGGACAATGACCTGTGCCAGGCCGTCAGAGCAGGCAACACGGTCTACGTGCGCGGCCAGATCGGCACGGACTTCGACGGTAACCTCGTCGGTCTGGGCGACCCTGGAAAGCAAGCCGAGCAGGCGATGAAAAACGTCAAGCAACTGCTCGAAGAAGCGGGCAGCGATCTCTCGCACGTTGTCAAGACAACCACCTACATCATCGACCCCCGCTACCGCGAGCCGGTCTACCGCGAGGTGGGCAAGTGGCTCAAGGGCGTGTTCCCGATCTCGACGGGGCTGTGCATCTCGGCACTCGGCCAGCCGCAATGGCTCATGGAAATCGACGTCATCGCCGTGATCCCCGATGACTGGACATCGCCTGCCAAGGGCTGA
- a CDS encoding DUF1028 domain-containing protein — protein MTFSIVGRCEQTGQLGVAISSSSIAVGARCPWVRAGVGVVSTQNVTLPGLGPRVLDLLEQGAAPDAALQQALDDKSWPQYRQVTVVDAQGRTGVFSGTEALGIFTSAVGKQCVAAGNMLASKGVIEAMIPAFESSAGKPLAERLLAAMQAAMVAGGEAGPVHSAALKIAGEHVWPIADLRVDWAEHDPFGELEKLWIAYQPQMQDYQTRAINPTAAPSYGVPGDE, from the coding sequence ATGACTTTCTCGATTGTGGGCCGCTGCGAACAGACCGGGCAACTCGGCGTTGCCATCAGCTCGTCGAGCATTGCCGTGGGTGCGCGCTGCCCGTGGGTGCGTGCGGGCGTGGGCGTGGTGTCCACGCAGAACGTCACGCTGCCCGGGCTGGGCCCGCGTGTGCTCGATCTGCTGGAGCAGGGCGCCGCGCCCGATGCGGCCCTGCAGCAGGCGCTGGACGACAAGAGCTGGCCGCAGTACCGGCAGGTGACGGTGGTCGATGCACAAGGCCGCACCGGCGTGTTCAGCGGCACCGAGGCGCTCGGCATTTTCACTAGCGCGGTGGGCAAGCAATGCGTGGCGGCTGGCAATATGCTCGCGAGCAAGGGCGTGATCGAGGCCATGATTCCCGCGTTTGAGAGCAGCGCGGGCAAGCCGCTGGCCGAGCGCTTGCTCGCCGCGATGCAGGCCGCGATGGTGGCCGGTGGCGAGGCGGGGCCGGTGCATTCGGCGGCGCTCAAAATCGCGGGCGAGCATGTCTGGCCCATCGCCGATCTGCGCGTGGACTGGGCCGAGCACGATCCGTTCGGCGAGCTGGAAAAACTCTGGATCGCCTACCAGCCGCAGATGCAGGACTACCAGACGCGCGCCATCAACCCCACGGCGGCACCGAGCTACGGAGTGCCCGGCGATGAGTGA